CATTTTGTTGATTTCCGTGTGCATAGTCCATGTAGTTTCAGTTTCGACGTCTAATTgccaaaaaaattcatggacgtccattaagaccctAGCTATGGATTCAGTTATCCTTGACGGCCAAAACGGTCCATTtacaaggtcaaacaagccccaaaaaGTTAAATCTCCCATTTTGCGGATTTTCATGTACTATAGTTCACCATCTATTTTGGTGATTAGGAATTTCATAGAGTGTAATACAAATTTTGTGATGATCATAGAATACATAGATTACTctagctcttttttttttcatgtttgttaaTACGTAGAAGTTTGTTGCATCATTAGGATTGACAAGCTAAGGCCTAGCCCCCTTGCTTGtacttatttttattgagaatttttattttaataaaaaactattataCGCGCTGTCTAGTGGtacaaaatagaagaaaataaagtaTTGTAATTTTTCGTCGAAGGGGTTCGGATGAACATCTAAGCTCCACCCCTGCCGATAGACCCATAGTTTGATAAAAAAGActaatttctaaattaaatctacCTATAGcacatagattaaaaaaaataatataaaattggtCATTGGCATTTAGCAGGAAAGAAGGACTTAATGGACTCATATTCAAATGATTCATAGATTTTCAAATAGGCTAATGTGATATATTGACAGTAATAACTTCATTACCGTAGAATATAGATATATATCGAGGCAATTACTAGTGCAAAGTATATTTTAACACCCTTATAAAATGTTTCTAAACTTGTAGTGACATTGAATCTAATGAGAGTTAAATAATGCTAGTAAAGACTTTCCTAGTCTTTGTTAGCATGCATACTAATTGCCGctaaaattgtttttgttatacCGAATATAGCGGCAGTTGCAGATGTTGAAGAACCAATTGCAATATCTCAACAGTTGCCAGTACAACAAATTCATGTTCAAAGTTCAAAACATCCATAATAGCAAGTTTGAGTAGATAACAAAACACATTTACATACGGATTACTAAACACATATTTTGTGTTTGTAGTCGGCCCAACTTAGCTCTGCTTGTGTCGCGAGAGAATCAGCCGCGTCTTTCTTTGAGTCAGGAAATGCAGCTCTCAGTTCTTCCAATTTAGCTTCCAAGTGAGAAATTTCCGTAGCTAAATTCATTTGTTGTGCTTCGATCTCCTTCAAATTTTGGATGGAAGCATCGATTCCAACGAGAAAGTCTTTGATTCCAGTGTGAAGCTCCTGTTTTCTAATAATATCATCGACCAACATTACCTTCCTGGCACTCCCTTTGTAATACTCTTCCTTCTGCTTCTTTGCCTCCTGAAAATTTGCGAGTAGAGATGGAAGATTTCTTCTGAGTTCCTCCAAATTACGTGTTTTCTCAATCGAGAGATCAGGTGACTCAGCATATATAGGTAGAGCAGCCTCTAAATATGAGTAGTTGTCCGGGAGAAGCACTTGTTCCAAAGGCATCATTAGTAGCTTCTGAACTTCAGTTTTAGCTTTCTCAAGTACTTCTGCTGAGTATTGTGCTGCAGGTGACTTGACATCGGACGATAAAGGGGCAACATCCTAgcaaattatttaaaaacttaacgtcatttataacaaataaacaaaCATATTTTCTATAACAATGTGTTTTCATATGAGTGTGTACTTACTTCATCAGCGACAGACTTCTCATAACGATTAACATACGAGTGACTTAAGCCAGGAACACCAGGAGAATGTCCGATATCCTGaaacaagaaagaaatgagAGTAATACTAACTGACAAAAATAGCATTTCTAGACGAACAATTTGGCTTCAAGTATTTAACTTACATTTTTCGAGCCAGAGACCAGTTCCCTCTTTGAATTTTTCGAAGGCCTGCTATCTTTTTCTTGCTGCGAAATAGAgcctacaaaaaaaatatagaatattgATTTATGAGCAAGTGTCATGAAGGGTAAAAGTTTCGTATACAATACCTTTGTTCCTTCTCTTCTTGATTTCTTCCTCGCCGATAATCCTATTTAGGATCTGCTCAGCTGATTCCGTCCGTGTTCTACTTATGTAAGTAGACCACCACGACTCAAATGATGGCGTACATATTGGATTAGGACGAAATTCGACAAGTGAGAAATTTCTCTTCAGTTGATCGAACTTCGTATCCACTTCTCTAATGCCACTTTCTGAATTGAAAACAACCCTTTCAAGTGGTGAAGCGTTGAGTGACCGATGAGGAGGTAGAGGAACTGTCTGTGTCAAGCCAAACTGCCGTGCAAACTGATTTGGTGAGTAATACTCCACTCCAGCTTTTCCAACACTTGAGTTCCCTAAAGCGAGACCATACTGGAGGTCTCGTGGAATAAGGAAGCTGGACCAGATAGCGTCTAGAGCTGCCTTACTAGATGGAATATGCTCCGCCAATTGCAGCCATCCTGGTGAATACGGAATGAACTGGCTCGGAGATACGGAGGAGCATGAGTAGAAGAAGGTAAAGCACTCTCGGAAGCTGTTCTGTTTTAAATTTCCTTGAGCCAGGGCAATCCCAAAAGTCATACAGTTCTTTGTATCGTAAGGCAACGGTCTATACTGTGGAAAGTAAGACTGCAGCCAAAGCTGTAGGATCCAGAAGGGCCCCCCTGCATTACTAAATCCCCGGGTGACTACGCTTCTACAACCTCGGTATAAATGAGATAGTATGAAAGGAGCCAAAGCAACCTTTCTGCCTGAAGCAAGAGCTATGGCTAGTCGATCATACTCCTCCGCTACTATACGCGAACCAATGCAAAATACAAATTTGCAGAGCCACATATTGAGGAACGCCAAATGTTCCTCCTCAGTTACGTCCTCtctttgcatgttcagtttgaTGAACTTCTCATAGGATGTTTTCTTACTCTTGCCCCACTTTTGACGCTGGATGTCCAGGACTGAGCTAATTGCCTCACCATGAGGCCTAATTCCTGTCAAAGCAGAAATGTCGAACACCGTTGGACTCATCATCCCAAAATTGAAATGGAATGCATTACCTGATGTAGACCAAAAGCACAGTGCAGCATACAACAAATTGCGGTCACATTGTATGTTGAATTTGGATAATTGTATTGTATCATATATGTCCGCCGTCCGCCAGGTCTCCCCCTTAACCCTCTCCATTCGGTCGACCCAACGGATCCATCCTTCCGTTGCAGTTGGCCATGAGTTCCACGTGTTTTTTTCCTGCCAACCAGGTTGCAGTGTGTGTAGAAGTAGCTTCTCCCCTTCTGCTAGGGGATAAAATGACTCGAGCTCCGAAGGAAATCCATCCTTGAAGCACGGGCCCAACATAAACTCCGAAGAACTTGTAGAATACGGAACAAAGACCTCAGGAAGTAGAATGTCATTGCTAAACTCCTTAATTATCTGCTCCATAGTTGTGGTGTGAAGCAAAGGTGGAAACCTGCGTATGGTGAATCAAAGGTTACATTTGTGACCACTATAAACGTAAACGAGTTAAAACAAAAGCAAGATTAGAAATATCAATACAGCAGTTGCTACTACATTAGCTTCCTAAGCTACACAATCACAATGTTATCAGCAGGAATCATTAATATATTTcactcttttaacttttttagaCGCAAAGATATAAGTCATCCTTTAAAGGCTCTTTCACTAATTGGTTTCTCTGTTACTAGGACGACTTGAATGGCGAAGTAAAGTCTTCCATTGTTATGAAAAAAAGTGAATGTTGATTGCTATTGAAAGATGGAacttatattgaaaaatatcaaGGTGATGCGAGGGAGATATTAGATGCAAAGGTATCAGGTGCAACAACTAGTCATGTGATTTGGTCCACCAATTCGTAACACAATGCAGCAAATTGTAGACGGTCAAACTACGAACTAAAGTGCTCAAGCAATTGTTCAAAAGGAGGTTCCGTGTCTGAAAACTTTTGATGATCTTTCAATTAATATTGTGTACGAGATCAATCTAAAATGGTTATCTCTAATTAAACCTTTCATAGATTTGAGGAAGGTGAAGAAGAGGATGTGTTGGATCATTGTTTTGCAAATATAGCTAGGAATGCAAACTAGTTGTAATGGTAATATGACTACGGAATTTGTTCCAGGCACCAATCGATGTGACTTGACAAAATAGCATCACATGACAGTgtcaacaacatcaacaagaTCCTATAAACGCAAGCAAAAGTTATAAACTCTAGGTTACCTTAGAAGAACAtcctactttttttaatttcatccaTCTGTACAAGGAATTTTGAGGTTGATAACTCAATTTTCTACTTTCGCTTTATAACTTTACGTTACTCTCTAGCTGTTACTTTATTCGTGGTAATTAGTTCCTAATAAATACTGAGGCATGATACTAGAAATGcagttaacttttttttcttttcaaatttataagtttttattaattGCAGAACTTTGaatcaaacaatttaaaagtTATTATCTATATATACTAAGTAGATTTTTGAGAATCATGTTCTCGTGAATGACTAGTTATATAATAAACGCAAAATTTGCAGAGATCTTTAACCTTTGGGGTTAAAGTAGATGCTTTAGTGGCCTTACTCTTGAGTTACATTCCAATGTTCTCACATTCCATCactaatttctttctttatgtTGAGTTAATAAGCTTTATTTATGTTGAGTTAATTAATGCAGCGTATTCGCCTAGATGCCTAGAAAAGAATGAGCTGAATATTTGATGCCACAATTTTCAACTAATATTCTATCTTTTCATATCTTGCCAACACACCTCAAATAGTCATCTCTAATAAATGGTAATCAAGTCATTATTCACGTTTATGTTTGTTGATCATAGTAAAccaattttcttttagatgaaaGGACGCATATTTGTGCTTTTTCAAGTCAAACACTGACACTATGACGTTTGTGCCTAACTCCGTTGAGAGGGAATTATCCAAGAATAAAAAAGGTGTGCCTTCATTAACACAATCTCTTTGTTAACTAAGCACTTAATTAGTCGCAATAGCACACAATTGTAATTTTGAACTCAAACACTACtacttaaatagaaaaaattgagttattcatacaaatatattaactaAGCACTTAGTCTCCATAgaagttttcaagatttaaaaataactaagcACCCATTATTTCAAAATCCAAAGCCCCTTGCTATTAGTACAATGTATCTAAGGGTCTATCTATAGGAGTACTTCAAGGTAAGGTGTCAAGGAATATGTCCTTTATAGCTGATTGCGTTCTAATTGACATAACTTGTGCAAGAGTTAACATTAAACTGAAGAGATATGGAGACATGCCTTTTAATCTAAAAGGTTCAGGTTGAACAGAACCAATCGTAAGTTCAATGACATAGCACATGAGACTAGTGTGGAAGTATAACTTAATACACAAGAATACCAAAGAAGGAAAGTTAAAAGTATATATCTTAGATCTATTATCTAAGATGATGGGAGATTGACAACGATACACATCCTATTGGTGCTAGTTGGATGAGATTGAAGCTTCACGTGGAATCTTGTGTGATAATAAAATGGTGCAACCTAAGATTAAAATCAAGTTCTACAAAGTGGTGGTTAGAACTACTATGATGTATGAGGCAAATTAAAGTGTTGGTCAGTCAAGAAATCTCATGTTTAGAAGATGAGGATGTTCTATTGTATGTGTTTCCATAGTAGGAGTGATTAGAAATGACGATATCCAGGACAATGTGAGAGTGGTCTCTATGGAGGAGATGGAGGAAACAAGAGATATGGTTCGAGTAGTGGAGACATGATTAGGCAAAACATGACATACTTTCAGCTTACCGAGGACATGCCATTAGATATGATGCAGTGGAGGACACACCAACACAAATTAGGGTGGAAGATGATAGTAGATAGTAGAGTGATGTCTTACTTATCTTTTCATACTAGTAGTCGTAGATTACTAAGGGAGTTTCttgttatatattttacttactttggtgatcatattattttgttatagttatttttatttgtcaatataCTTTGCCATTCTCTATCTAGTATTCTTCTACGACATCTTAATTCACACTTTTTcgtttcatttcattttcattcttcttcttcttttaagcCAATGACCTATCAAAAAACCTATCTATCTCTTAGAAAACATTTGCATACTCGCAAATAGAATTCTCTCTAGGTAAAGATAACATTTGCATACACTCTATTCTCTCCAAACCTCACTTATACAATTATACTTAAAAATTGTAATTGTATATGATGGTCTAAAACGACGTAACCTTTACAAAACTTGCATCATTTCACAAACACTTTGTGAGAGACAATTTAGGTGGTTttactatctttttttttgtttgtccaACAATGTCACTTTCTAcgaaaaatttcaatttcaaaattctacCTAGCAAATCTAAGACCTCAAAAATTTAAACCAATGCACTCAACTTTAATTTAGTCCCACGGAATTCCAAACTTGATGTTTGTTTTTCAcaattgaattttgaagctaTGATATGGACGTAGGTTTTACacttcaattttgattaaaaaaatgttcaaagaCCATAAACCATTCAAACTTtaacaattttcccttttttgggAAATTTAACAAGAAAGATTTGAAAAACGCAGATTCAAGCGGAAAATCACAAAATGCAAGCACAACAAGGAGATCGTTAAGCAGTAGCTAAAACGCAAAGGAAGAAGATTGACTAACCTAGAGGATTCAGAGAGAAAATTGAGAATTGTTGCAGCCGCACAAAATTAGGGGGAAAAAGTGATGAGTAacatcttttatatataaaaataaaagcacACACGTGTAAgcattaacaaattaaaaaacattgataaatatttaaatttgtggcGTGAAATGTTA
This DNA window, taken from Solanum lycopersicum chromosome 5, SLM_r2.1, encodes the following:
- the LOC138348386 gene encoding protein MAINTENANCE OF MERISTEMS-like, translated to MEQIIKEFSNDILLPEVFVPYSTSSSEFMLGPCFKDGFPSELESFYPLAEGEKLLLHTLQPGWQEKNTWNSWPTATEGWIRWVDRMERVKGETWRTADIYDTIQLSKFNIQCDRNLLYAALCFWSTSGNAFHFNFGMMSPTVFDISALTGIRPHGEAISSVLDIQRQKWGKSKKTSYEKFIKLNMQREDVTEEEHLAFLNMWLCKFVFCIGSRIVAEEYDRLAIALASGRKVALAPFILSHLYRGCRSVVTRGFSNAGGPFWILQLWLQSYFPQYRPLPYDTKNCMTFGIALAQGNLKQNSFRECFTFFYSCSSVSPSQFIPYSPGWLQLAEHIPSSKAALDAIWSSFLIPRDLQYGLALGNSSVGKAGVEYYSPNQFARQFGLTQTVPLPPHRSLNASPLERVVFNSESGIREVDTKFDQLKRNFSLVEFRPNPICTPSFESWWSTYISRTRTESAEQILNRIIGEEEIKKRRNKGSISQQEKDSRPSKNSKRELVSGSKNVS